CGTATCCACTCCAGAGCTTCTAGCTGCTGGTTTAGCTGAAGATTACCGTAATCCTTCAGCAAATTTTGAATCATCGTTGCATGATCTAGAACAGGAATACCCAGAAAATCATAAAACGCTTTCCATTCCTGGCCATTTTCGCTGACTCCTAAACAGAGCAGCTTTAGAGAACCAGCAACTTTAGGAGGAATGTAACCACCAGGTATATAGACATCCTTCAAATTCGTTGGCTGATCCTCAACAGTTGGATAAATGTGCAACTGACGCAGCTTTTGTTTGCGATCGTCGTCATTCTTTCCTTCCCCATGCATCCAATTGCGATCGGATAGAAAACTAACCAATCCCTTGTATAGATCTGAATTGTAGGCAGGCAGTTTTTTCTGAGCTTCTAATGTATCAATTAAGTCAGGAACAGTGAGTTGATAAATTAGTTGATTGGGATGACGACTGAGAAATGTAGCGATAGCTCTCTGCAAAGATTTCTGCGTCTCAATTAGTGGAATGCCAAAGTACTGTAGGGTATCTAGCATTTCCCTTGATGTATTAGACCCACACCACAGGGGCGTTATGACATTTCCGCCTACATACAAAAAACCATTATTGCAGGGGACTAATGGTACTTTTATAAACTCATCGCGTGGCAGACTTTTAAGATCGGCAAGGTAACTGTAAACCTTTGTTAGCCACTCTACATTAGGGATTTGTTTTCCATTGGGTTCCCACTTGACCTTAACATCGTCATCTGGATTAATTAAGTCATTTAACCGTTTAGCTACCTCTATGGGAGTAAGCATGGAAACACCCTTCCAGTCGCTACTTGCCCTCACCTGATGTGCAAAATCTGGGTCTAGGAACCAGTTAGGGTGGTCGATGAAGATGTGATCCATCAGGATTTCCTCTTCGTCCTTGGGTACAAGGTAGATCAAGCCTGACGGATTGTATCCAAAGGTTTGCAGCTTTCCATCTGCCAAAATTGCTAATGGCAACCCCCTTACATGGCGGCAACCATCACTTAAGCAGTAACGCAGCAGGTTCACCACCCAATCTCGCTGCCGGAGACACGCTCTAGGAGCATTTTCCACAGGCATTCCTAAAGGTTTGTTCGTTAGCAGTCGCGATCGCAAATCCTCTGGCTCAAAGACTTTAAAGGGAATCCCGGCACTCTTAAATGCAGTTTCTAGTTCAGGAGGCAAAGTCGGATCAGGCAAGTCAACACCATCTAACCGTAGTGGTTCGAGTAGATGAGCCCAACCTTTAGGAAGGATATTGATGGTCTGAGGCGTAACCCAGTTCGTTTTACCATTCTGTCGTTGGCCATTCTGGTGAACAGTAGAATGCTCAATTGCGGAGCGAATAACTCTTTTCGAGTGGAGCAGCTTGATGACAGAGATTGGCAACTCTGCTAAAGCTTTGGTTGAACTTTGAGTGGGGAAGAACTTATAGAATCGTGCAGGATCTGTATCCCCAATATCTTCGACTAAGCTCTGAATCAAATTGGCGTAAGCGTGCGACAAGACGTGGCGCACAAGCAGTTGGTTCCAAAGCACTCGCTTTGCGTCCCTACCTGTAAGCGTATCGCTGGTTAACTCGCGCCGAGACGAATCCAGATCAAAGAAGCCATTAATGTGAACAGGAAGCCCTGTTTCCTGAGGCAGTGGAAGAAAGCAGTAGGCTCGACCTACAAAACCTTTTGGTTGTAAATTACTCGTTCTAGAAATCAAGGCAGCGGTTCCTGCCCAAGGAACTGCTTTCTCACCTTGTGTTGCCAGTTCCCGCATTAACTTGAGCAATTCGCCTTCTGCACGGATCAAGCTGGTGACGCGCCAAGTTGAAGTTGTCTGATTTTGAGTAGTGGCAACCTGAATTATGTGTTGGTACGAAACTGCGGGAAGAGCATTTGGATGACTCTGGCAAAGGGTGAGCAGTGCCTCTGCCCCTCCCTGCAAGGGAGCAAGCAGCTTATTCCGTTCAACTTTTACCTCTTGGTCGTTCTGGGTTGAAATGCCAAGTAAAGTACTTTTTCTGCCATCAGGACTAATTTCGCTAACCCGGATTGCAAGAACCGATTTAAGAAAGAGCAGCATCTCCTCCCCAACTTTGACAAACTCCATCAACAGTTGGCGTACATTCTCTTGGGTAAATGGCTCATTCCGAATCTTGCTCTGCTTTGCTTGAGTGGTAGTTCGTAAAGGCAGACGGAAGAGTGTTCCCTCAAAAGCTAGTGTGTCTGGTTGCAATCCCCCCGGCTCATAAACCTTCATGAAATCCGGGTAATCCCACCATCCCTCTTCTGAGAATCGCCAGCTACGTCCTGGTTGCCCTAAAGACGCACCCGGAATTGCAGTGGCATGAGGGTCAAAGAAGACAATGCGATCGCGAGAAATAAAGCTTGGGTAGTCGGTAACGTGATAAATAGAATTGAAGCCGACTCCAAACCTACCTGTTTTCCAGAGGGTTTCTCGCTTACCGCTATGTCCTAAATTTTGGATGTTTTGGAAGTCTTGATCGGTAAATATGGAGTCGTTATAGACCAGCATGGCAGCCCCCATCAAAGCTTTCATGCAAGGGTCGGGTAGCTGGGTAAAGTTGTGGGTCCGCCAATCGAAGACAATTTCTACACGAGTTGCCCCCGCATCATCAGCGTTTTGGATTAGCTCCTTAATGATGCCAACCCCTTCTGGATAGTCTCGAATTAAATTCTTTAACCGTGTGGTGAGCGGTTCGCTTTGATACCAAGCTTCGCCCTCGCCCAACCCTACCTTTTCCATATACTGGCCTATACCTTGTAATATTTAATGTAAATTCAGTCAAAGCTATACGGCTTTCAATTAAATCCCCAACGGGTTTGCCGTACGCTAGTGGTGTAGTTCCACGAAAGCTAGGTAATAAGACCTCACTCAAATCATTTGAAAGGGTTGATTTCCACCCCAAGGGCAGGTTCCATTTCGATTCCATCCCGTCGCTATGTTTGGGACTCTGCCACCAGGTAGTGTTGCCATTAGCCCAACTAAAAGTAGAACCTCCTGTGGACGGCTATAGGCGACAAAGAATTGGCGGTAGAGATCGTCAAACGTGCGATCGCGCCCTCCTCGAATGGGGGCATTCAAATCTGTATGAGGGCGCAGCAAATCCTCCATTGTGTGCGGGGTGCCGCCTCTCTCTGGAAAACGTTTGAATCGGTGTGCAGCGTGGTTGCTCTTAAAGTCAGAGCCAACATCGACGATCGTGAGCGGGAACTCTAAACCCTTTGACTGGTGAATAGACAGAATGCTGAGGCGATCGCGCGGAAACGCTTCCATTAGGTCTTCGTTGACTTTAACTGTGCCAGAGGCGATCGGTGCCAGGAAGTACCGCAGTAGCTCTTTGACGGAGGCTTCGGACAAACCTGGTTCATCTGGGTCGGTTACAACCCTCCCAGAAAAACTACCTACCTGCTGACAAGCTGAAACTTGGCGAGTGAAAACCTCTAGATATATCTGCCCCTCTGGATCGTCATGGAGAAATGGGAAGTAGTGAACCAGCCCATAAATGAGTGCTAGAACGGGAACATTTGGTGACCAGCGAAAACCTGCTCTCCGTGGGTCTCGTAATGCCCAGCATTGAGCAAACTCCAAAAGTCCTGCTGGTGCGCTGGCGGAACTAACCAGCCGGATAGCTGCATCACGCCAATCTGCGAAGGTGTTCGTGATGCTGTCATTCAATCCACTGGTATTGGCTTCGATTGCTCCTCCTGGGTCGAGGCACTCCAGTAATAGCCCACCAAAATAAGCAACAACGTCAATGTCGGTCAGATCTTGCCCTCTGGGATTGAAGACTTTAATGGGTGGGGTCTTGCCCAGCAATTGTTCTCGTAGGAGTAGCGGCAAACGTTGGTTCCCGCTAGTGTTGTATTCTGCTGGACTGCTACAAAGCAGGGCACAGTCGCCTAAATCTCCTCCATTGGCATTACACTCAATCCTGGTGCCGTCAGGAAGGGTATAGCCAATGCCTCGAAAAATGCGGTGGATAAAGCTTGCTAAATCGTTGGCGAGAGTATCCATGTCTAGTCGAAACATTCCTAAAACTGGAATGCCAACATCGGCATTCGGTCCGTGTAAAAGGGTGGGTTTGTTTTGAACTCTGACAGCTTGATAGCCAGGATCAAGTGTTGCGTAGTTGTTAACGAACTGAATGATAGTTCGGGTTGATCGGTAGTTAGTCCTCAGGAAAATAGTGCTTGGCTGGCGATAGAACACTGCTTCGTAGCGATCGCCAAAGTCGCTGAACAGTTCGACGGTCGCTCCCCTAAAGCGGTAGAGGCTCTGGTCATCGTCGCCTACAACTGTAATAGCCCCATCACAGGCTTCGGCCAGTTCAAAATAGATCCCTTCTTGGAGTAGGTTGGTATCCTGGTACTCGTCCACCAGCACAACTTGAATTTGCTGAGAAAATTCGGTCAGTTTTCCCCGGCGTAAGCGGTTCAGAACTTCCTGCTCTAGCAAAGCAAAATCGACCATTAACCGATCGCCCAACTCCTGCTGGTAATCTGCGATCGCCTCTCCAATGAGGTCCACGGCTACTTGTTCGCTATTGGATGAACCGCTGGTGAGAAAATTGCCCCAATCAACCTGGTCTTGAAACCGACGATCCCAAATTTCTTGAAGCAGGTTAGTCTTTTTGCCAACATTCCAGTTCCAACGGGAGCCTTGTAGAGTTAGCAGGAATTCGTCTAACTCCCCGTTTTGATCTCGGCGATCTTTGAATAGCCCTGCTTGGAGCAGAAGCGTTTTGGAGACGAAATCGTCAGCAAGGATAGGAGGTTGGGTGCCAGGATCGCGGAAGTCGCGCAAGATCCGCTCGCAGAGGCTATCGATCGTCCCTGTGAGAACCTGATTGATGTCTACTTTGGCCAGTTCGACTTTAGCCTGGGTAGGAATTTGAGAGTCAGTTTGGAGTGCTTCAAGTAGTTGGAAGCCCCAACCAAGGATGCGCGATCGCAATTCTGCTGCTGCTTTCTTTGTAAAGGTGGTAGCAAGGATAGCTTTAGGTGGGACACCGTCCACCAGAATTAGCTTGAGAATACGGACGGTGAGACAGGTTGTTTTGCCAGTACCGGGTCCAGCCACAATAAAGAGAGGTTCACTGGGAGGTTGGGCGATCGCCTCAGCCTGCTCATCGTTAGGAAGGTTACGGAAAGTACTGTAAGCACGGTAGAACTCTTCCAGGGGGATTAGCCCAAGCCCCTGAGTTGGCTGAGGTGAAGTAAACGTCATGATGCCTAGCTAGAGTGCAGGAGGGGAGGTTATCTTCTTGTTGAATAATTCCCTCAATCCGGTTTAACTTAATCAGCACTACTAACAGGCAAAAATTGAGGTAAGGCATAGCGAATTCACTGAGTCTTTACTCAAGGTGCCTTTTCGTAAAAGTAAGTTGAACTGAGAGCTTTGGCAGATTGTAACTTCAGTGTTTAGTTAATGGGTGACACGCAATTTATTCAAATGGATGACGTTGCTTGAATCAACTGGCGAAGCTCGTGAAGCTGAGAAACATCGCCAACCCAATCCCATCCTGCCTCATAGAGGTTACGCTTTTTGGTTGCGTCCCAATCGCCATCAAGAACGATGGCAAGTTTCGGGAGAGGACGTTGGCTGAATGACCACTGTGAGCGATCGCGTGGATCGGTTCCGTGTGACCAGGCTAGGCGAAGCGCACGACACCGACCTGCTAATTCTTTAGTTTTATCACCAGGATTACTAGGAGCAGACTGAGCTTTTATCATCCACTGACGGTTAAGAGAAAGTCCTTCCATCCAGGTTTCTAACGGTCTTCCATTCCAAATTTTTCCAATTACATCAGTTTGCCAAGAAGGGCAAATTCTCTGACTTCGTGTGTTACTGGTAGCGTTTTCGTCAAAAGCAAAAGCACACAAATCTCCCAGATAATGCTCAAGTAAGATATGAAAACTATTAAGGTCAGCACCAATAATTCGCATAGATTTGGTTTGAATATATCTTCTAATCACCTCTTCCTGCCCACGAATTACTCTTCCCTTTTCTTGAAAAGCTTGAAGCACAGATTTAGCAACAGTTCGCCAGCTAAAGGTACGGAATTCTACTTCGGTCAATGTCTGTCTGCAGCTTCTCGAAGACCAATGTCCACAAATATTTCTGCCTTGAAGAAGGTATCGGCTCAGCTTAGCCTCATCTCCATAAGGTGCATGAGGTTGTAGAAGATGTGGATGGGCGATCGCCTCAAAATTTTCTTTCAATTTGGTCTGAATA
Above is a window of Trichocoleus sp. FACHB-46 DNA encoding:
- a CDS encoding ATP-dependent helicase; its protein translation is MTFTSPQPTQGLGLIPLEEFYRAYSTFRNLPNDEQAEAIAQPPSEPLFIVAGPGTGKTTCLTVRILKLILVDGVPPKAILATTFTKKAAAELRSRILGWGFQLLEALQTDSQIPTQAKVELAKVDINQVLTGTIDSLCERILRDFRDPGTQPPILADDFVSKTLLLQAGLFKDRRDQNGELDEFLLTLQGSRWNWNVGKKTNLLQEIWDRRFQDQVDWGNFLTSGSSNSEQVAVDLIGEAIADYQQELGDRLMVDFALLEQEVLNRLRRGKLTEFSQQIQVVLVDEYQDTNLLQEGIYFELAEACDGAITVVGDDDQSLYRFRGATVELFSDFGDRYEAVFYRQPSTIFLRTNYRSTRTIIQFVNNYATLDPGYQAVRVQNKPTLLHGPNADVGIPVLGMFRLDMDTLANDLASFIHRIFRGIGYTLPDGTRIECNANGGDLGDCALLCSSPAEYNTSGNQRLPLLLREQLLGKTPPIKVFNPRGQDLTDIDVVAYFGGLLLECLDPGGAIEANTSGLNDSITNTFADWRDAAIRLVSSASAPAGLLEFAQCWALRDPRRAGFRWSPNVPVLALIYGLVHYFPFLHDDPEGQIYLEVFTRQVSACQQVGSFSGRVVTDPDEPGLSEASVKELLRYFLAPIASGTVKVNEDLMEAFPRDRLSILSIHQSKGLEFPLTIVDVGSDFKSNHAAHRFKRFPERGGTPHTMEDLLRPHTDLNAPIRGGRDRTFDDLYRQFFVAYSRPQEVLLLVGLMATLPGGRVPNIATGWNRNGTCPWGGNQPFQMI